In Pseudomonas grandcourensis, the DNA window TGATCAGGATGATCTCCGCCGCAATGGCCACGGCGCTGATCAAGGTGGCGATTTCACCGGGGCTGAAATTGAACGACGCACCGGACGGCCCGGACAGCAGCATCAACCCGGTAAAGGCCAGCATGATGCCGATGCTCGGCATCAACCCCGGACGCCGCCCCAGCACCAGCCATTGCAACAACGGCACAAACGGGACGTACAGCGCGGTAATAAATGCCGATTGGCTGCTGGGAATACTCTGCAACCCGACTGTCTGCAAGCCGTAGCCGAGCATGATTGCCACGCCGATAAACGACCCGGCCTTGAGTTCGAACAGGGTCAGGTCGCGCAGGTGACGCCAGGAAAACAGGGCGACGATGCTCGCGGCGGCGGCAAAGCGCAGGCCGACGAAAAACATCGGGCCGCTGACGGTCATCGCATGCTGTACCAGCAGGAAGGTGCCGCCCCAAACCATGGTGATCAGCACCAGCACGCATTCGGCCTTGCTGAACCTTGTAAAACGGGAGGAAGCCTTTGGGGAGTTCACCGACGTCATGACCTTGCACGCTACTGGAGGGGGACGCACAATGCGTCGAATGTTGCGCAGTATACTGCCCAACCCCACTAAGTGAGCAATATAGTGCACAAAGATTCTACCCAACGGGCATCGGTCCTCCAGCACGTCAGTCAAAATGTCCGCCGTTTGCGTCATGCCGCCGACTTGAGCCAGACGGCGCTGGCAGAAAAGTCCGGTGTCAGCCGTCGAATGCTGGTGGCGATCGAGGCTGGGGAAAAGAACGTCAGCCTGACCACCCTCGACCGCGTCGCCGAAGCCCTCGACGTCGCCTTCAGTGATTTGATCCAGGCGCCCGACGCCCGGGATCCCAGCCGTATCAATGAGCTGGCCTGGACCGGCACGATTCCCGGCAGCAGGGCGGTGTTGCTCTCCAAGGCCCAGGCCAGCCGCGAAGTCGAGCAGTGGGAGTGGTGCCTGCAGCCGGGCGAGGTGTATCCGTCGGAGCCGGACGCCGATGGCTGGAGCGAGCAGATTTATGTCTTCGAAGGTTGCCTGACCGTTATGCTGGGCGACCAGCCGCAGAGTATCGCGGCGGGTGAATTCTTCATGTTCGCCAGCAACCAGCCGCACTGTTATCGCAATGACGGGGCGGTGGCGGCGAAGTTTGTGCGTAATGTGGTGATCTGAACAGGGAGTGCACGATGGGCCATAGCTTGACCAATGACGCCGACATCCTGATTGTCGGTGGTGGCCTCAGTGGCGCCATGCTGGCGGCGCAGTTGATGCGCCGGCCGGGCCGGTGCCGGGTGCTGGTGATCGAGCCCCGGGCCGAGTTGGGGCGGGGCGTAGCCTACAGCGCGGTGGAACTGGGCCATACGCTCAACGGCAACGCGGCGCGGGTGAGTCTCGACCCGGACAACGCCGACGACTTTACCCAATGGCTGACCGATTACATCGAGGCGGGCGGCTGGCCGGAATCGAATCAGCAGCACGTGCCGGTCAGCGAACTGTT includes these proteins:
- a CDS encoding DMT family transporter, which produces MHYIAHLVGLGSILRNIRRIVRPPPVACKVMTSVNSPKASSRFTRFSKAECVLVLITMVWGGTFLLVQHAMTVSGPMFFVGLRFAAAASIVALFSWRHLRDLTLFELKAGSFIGVAIMLGYGLQTVGLQSIPSSQSAFITALYVPFVPLLQWLVLGRRPGLMPSIGIMLAFTGLMLLSGPSGASFNFSPGEIATLISAVAIAAEIILISTYAGQVDVRRVTVVQLAVTSALSFLMVVPTNEAIPDFSWLLLCSALGLGAASAAIQVAMNWAQKSVSPTRATLIYAGEPVWAGIVGRLAGERLPAIALVGAGLIVAAVIVSELKTKGKAAAEEELEQETQ
- a CDS encoding helix-turn-helix domain-containing protein, with translation MHKDSTQRASVLQHVSQNVRRLRHAADLSQTALAEKSGVSRRMLVAIEAGEKNVSLTTLDRVAEALDVAFSDLIQAPDARDPSRINELAWTGTIPGSRAVLLSKAQASREVEQWEWCLQPGEVYPSEPDADGWSEQIYVFEGCLTVMLGDQPQSIAAGEFFMFASNQPHCYRNDGAVAAKFVRNVVI